The window GTCTGCCCGGTGGCCGTTCATTAGTCGTTTCACCGCAGGAGTCAAAGAATAACCAGCATGCCTTGAAGGTGAATCTTAAAGAAGGTGACAAGCCGGTGCTCGATACCACTGTGCGTTTGAATAACGGCGGAAACTTCATCTTGGGTGGACCGCCGCATGAAGGCGGGGTTTTGGTGCTGTCGATCTGGGCGACGGCGCAGTAGAGAACGCTAGTCCAGCGGGCCCTTCTGAAAGGGCTCAACGCTCACGCCTTTTTCCTTCAGCCAACGAATCGATCGATCCACTTCTGCTTGCGTCCCATCCAATTCCAGCGCGACCAGCGCCAGTTCCGCGGTCACCGTCGAGCCACGGATGTTGAAGACCACGTCAAATTGTTTGGCCAGAAGGGCGAGCACCGGCTGGTTGATCAGCGTTTCCGGGAAGGTGAGGTAGACATGCTGGCGCACGACCTCGTCTTTTTTGGTTCTGGTTGCCATGACCGTTAGATGGAAAATTTTAAGTTGCCGACCGCCATGCGATCGCGCCAGCCGACCCACAGATTGGTGCTAAGATATTTATCGCCGAAGTCGGGAAACACTGTAACGACCGTGCCTGAGCGCAGCTTGCGCCCGAGTTTCAAGGCGGCAAACATCGCCGCGCCGGAAGACTGCCCCAGCAATAAGCCTTCCTCTTGGCTCAAGCGGTAGACCATCGAGTAGGCGTCATCGGTGCCGACCGGGATTTTTTCGTCGAGTTCTTCCTCGTGGTAAATGCCCGGTACGATCGAGCTCGCCATGTGTTTCAACCCTTCAAGGCCGTGCAATGCGTCGTCCGGCTCGACGGCAATGACGCGGATAGCGGGATTTTTTTCTTTGAGAAAACGCCCAGCGCCCATGATCGTGCCACCGGTGCCGATGCCGGCGACAAAATGGGTGATCTTGCCATCGGTCTGACGATAGATTTCCGGGCCGGTGTTTTCGTAGTGGGCCTGGGAATTCATCGGATTAAAATATTGATCGGGTTTAAAATATTTTTCCGGCGCGCCGGCGAGTATTTCGCGGCAAACGCGAATTGCGCCGTCGGAACCCTCCATCGGGTCGCTGTATGTCACCTGAGCGCCGTAGGCACTGAGAATCTGTTTGCGTTCGACGCTGACATTGGCCGGCACCACCAGCTCGACCGGGTACCCGAGCACGCGGCCGATCATCGCCAATGCGATGCCGGTGTTGCCGGAGGTCGAATCGAGTATCGTTTTACCTTGGTGCAGCTTGCCGGTGCGAATGCCTTCCTGCACCATTCGCAGCGCCGGCCGGTCTTTGACCGAGCCTCCCGGATTGCAGCCCTCCAGCTTGGCGAAAATACGGACTCCGGCAGGAAGTCCTTCGGTGATTCTTGTGATGTGCACTAGCGGCGTATTGCCGATCAGCTCGAGAACTGAGTCGACCTTGGCCGGTCGCTCGGTGGGGACGGTAACGAGCCGGAGATTGGGAGTGGCAACCGCCATGGTTCACCGTGGTCGTCTAGCAGCCGCCGGCGATGGCCGGCACGATCGAAATGTTGTCGCCTTCTTTTAGTGAAGTGTCCATGTTCTGCAAGAAGCGGATGTCTTCGCCATTGACGAAAACGTTGACGAAGCGCCGCACTTTGCCGGTCTCGTCGCAGATACGTTCTTTGATACCGGGATAGTGGTGTTCCAGGTCGTCGACCATGGACTTGATGTTACTTCCTTGGGCCGCCACCTCATCGGCGCCTTGGGTGTACTTGCGCAGCGGGGTCGGAACGCGAACTCGCACGGACATGACATAGCCTCCTAGCGAACAGTCAGTGGGGGTAAAATAACCCTTCCAATTCTGCCTTGCAACGTCCGCGACGTCCTCGCTAATGCTCACGTCCTCGCTAGCGCTCGGAATCTCAAATTTCAGATCTCAGACTATCTCAGCTTGGAAATCTCACAGCTTTGGTTTTTGCAATGCAGCGAACAGGTTGTCGAAATCGGCTAGCTTGGCATCGATCTGATGCGCCCCTTTAACGTG is drawn from Deltaproteobacteria bacterium and contains these coding sequences:
- a CDS encoding FeS-binding protein, which codes for MATRTKKDEVVRQHVYLTFPETLINQPVLALLAKQFDVVFNIRGSTVTAELALVALELDGTQAEVDRSIRWLKEKGVSVEPFQKGPLD
- a CDS encoding cysteine synthase: MAVATPNLRLVTVPTERPAKVDSVLELIGNTPLVHITRITEGLPAGVRIFAKLEGCNPGGSVKDRPALRMVQEGIRTGKLHQGKTILDSTSGNTGIALAMIGRVLGYPVELVVPANVSVERKQILSAYGAQVTYSDPMEGSDGAIRVCREILAGAPEKYFKPDQYFNPMNSQAHYENTGPEIYRQTDGKITHFVAGIGTGGTIMGAGRFLKEKNPAIRVIAVEPDDALHGLEGLKHMASSIVPGIYHEEELDEKIPVGTDDAYSMVYRLSQEEGLLLGQSSGAAMFAALKLGRKLRSGTVVTVFPDFGDKYLSTNLWVGWRDRMAVGNLKFSI
- a CDS encoding MoaD/ThiS family protein — encoded protein: MSVRVRVPTPLRKYTQGADEVAAQGSNIKSMVDDLEHHYPGIKERICDETGKVRRFVNVFVNGEDIRFLQNMDTSLKEGDNISIVPAIAGGC